The region TTTAACAGCTACAAGACTTGAACTTATTGACATAAGCGGTGGAGACGGTAGTACTGACAGACTTCTTTTTGAGAAGAATTAAAACCTGCACATTAGCATAAAAAAAGAATATTTATTTCTTATTTAATTAAAGTCAGCTGTGTTCATCATGGCTGACTTTTCTTTTAAGCCATTATTTTATAACTGGACTATAGCCGCTATCTTATGCAGGAGTATTCACTTGGTCATTACTTCCATAAAACCAATTTATTAACTGGGATTTAAGCTTATATTTGCAGCTTTATTAATGGTATATTCCGCAGTACTTTTTCTATGACATTACATGTCCAAATTACCCCAAGAGCATAAATTTATTGATCTCTCCGATTATGGAAGACCAGTAGCAAAAATGATCGCCAACTCCTTAAAAAACACTTCGTTCACACCTGTTCATGTGACCATAGGTTTTATCATATCCGGGCTCATCGCTATCTATTGTATTTTACAAGAGTATTTTTGGTTGGCTGGATTCTTTTTGATATTCAAATCCATCCTTGATGCCGCAGATGGTGAACTGGCTCGAGTAAAGCAAAAACCATCTTACACAGGTCGGTATTTAGATTCTGTTGCAGACATTATCTTAAACGCGTTGTTTTTCCTGTCTATCTGGTTCATTACAGACACTCCTATATGGATCTGTATTGCCGCCTTTTTAGGACTGCAATTACAAGGGACGCTCTATAATTACTACTACGTTATTTTGCGAAATAAATTTGATGG is a window of Nonlabens sp. MB-3u-79 DNA encoding:
- a CDS encoding CDP-alcohol phosphatidyltransferase family protein — protein: MSKLPQEHKFIDLSDYGRPVAKMIANSLKNTSFTPVHVTIGFIISGLIAIYCILQEYFWLAGFFLIFKSILDAADGELARVKQKPSYTGRYLDSVADIILNALFFLSIWFITDTPIWICIAAFLGLQLQGTLYNYYYVILRNKFDGDTTSRVFETKTPVALKGEKQQHVNILFSLYLFFYGAFDKAIYALDTNAGTGKIFPKWLMTSISTFGLGFQLLLISVMLVLGFKSLILPFFLGYTFMVFIFIGIRKIFY